A single region of the Garra rufa chromosome 20, GarRuf1.0, whole genome shotgun sequence genome encodes:
- the krt99 gene encoding keratin 99, producing the protein MSATSVRRSSKTFSTRSMFGSSSKGSSGGLVMNGFSDQNYGNAGGFGARLFRSLSTSSLTTGGYEVMFHGNEKQTMQNLNDRLASYLEQVHTLEQANKKFDLQIKEFYDNKRPMQSKDFSVHFITISELRTQIYNRFMENAGLRLKLDNAKLAAEDFHIKYDTEMNMRMVVEADSARLRGVLGEIKFSIGDLQSQLTGLTEELQYLKKNHEEDLYLLREQHSGSVNVEIDCSSRSDLDKELQEMRSQYEMLIEKSRREAERWFQSKAETLQTQVTSSYTEIQTSQTEITELKRTYQSLEIEVQGVLTMKQNLEQSLSDVGVRYSGQLSQLQLRIDHLQEEVQKIKANIQQQSSDYLILLDIKMRLEMEIAEYRRLLEGEAHSTVISTSSSTLSKTSVTETKTVNTKTIEETVEKEEEVYNPHLQRRVKVIVEEIVDGEVVSSSVKEKIEEVS; encoded by the exons ATGTCAGCCACGTCGGTCCGTCGCAGTAGTAAGACGTTCTCCACTCGGAGTATGTTCGGGTCATCCAGCAAGGGTTCCTCTGGTGGACTGGTCATGAATGGATTCAGTGATCAAAATTATGGCAATGCTGGGGGCTTTGGTGCCCGCCTCTTCAGATCTTTGTCCACTTCATCCTTGACGACGGGTGGTTATGAGGTCATGTTCCACGGCAATGAGAAGCAGACAATGCAGAACCTCAATGACCGCCTGGCATCTTACCTGGAGCAG GTGCACACTTTGGAGCAGGCCAACAAGAAATTTGATCTGCAAATTAAGGAGTTTTATGACAACAAGAGGCCAATGCAGAGCAAAGACTTTAGTGTTCATTTCATAACCATTTCAGAGCTCCGCACACAG ATTTACAACCGCTTTATGGAGAACGCTGGGCTCCGTCTGAAGCTGGACAATGCCAAGCTCGCAGCTGAAGATTTCCATATCAA GTATGACACTGAAATGAACATGCGTATGGTTGTGGAAGCGGATTCGGCTCGACTGCGGGGGGTTCTGGGAGAGATTAAATTTTCCATCGGAGACCTCCAGAGCCAGCTTACTGGATTGACAGAGGAGTTGCAGTACCTCAAGAAGAACCATGAAGAG GATCTGTATTTGTTGCGAGAGCAGCATAGCGGCTCTGTTAACGTGGAAATTGACTGTTCATCTCGGTCAGACCTTGACAAGGAGCTGCAAGAGATGAGATCTCAATATGAGATGCTGATTGAGAAAAGCCGCAGGGAGGCTGAAAGATGGTTCCAGAGCAAG GCGGAGACATTGCAAACTCAGGTGACCTCCAGCTATACTGAAATCCAGACATCTCAGACTGAGATCACTGAACTGAAGAGAACTTACCAGAGCCTGGAGATAGAAGTACAAGGGGTTCTCACAATG AAACAAAACCTGGAGCAGAGTTTGTCTGATGTAGGTGTGCGCTATTCAGGCCAGCTGAGTCAGCTGCAGTTGCGCATAGATCACCTGCAGGAGGAGGTACAGAAAATCAAAGCCAACATCCAACAACAGTCTTCAGACTACCTGATACTACTGGACATCAAGATGAGGCTGGAGATGGAGATCGCTGAGTACAGGAGGCTGCTGGAAGGAGAAGCTCACTC GACCGTCATAAGCACATCTTCATCTACCTTGTCTAAAACTTCCGTGACGGAGACAAAAACAGTGAACACCAAAACGATAGAGGAGACAGTGGAAAAGGAAGAGGAAG TGTATAACCCACACCTCCAGCGCAGAGTGAAGGTCATTGTGGAGGAGATTGTGGATGGTGAAGTCGTATCTTCTTCTGTTAAGGAGAAAATTGAAGAAGTTAGCTGA
- the LOC141293227 gene encoding uncharacterized protein gives MMGKCVVLTAIAMLAVACVASPLSKVTTSNTKATERIPERPPETPERPESRVRRSAQITEDQRELMSRQLLQALSEIIQREDCVTDYQGWVDFGRRSTN, from the exons ATGATGGGAAAGTGCGTTGTATTGACCGCTATAGCGATGCTGGCGGTGGCATGTGTGGCCTCTCCTCTGTCCAAGGTCACAACTTCGAACACAAAGGCGACGGAACGGATTCCGGAGAGACCACCTGAGACCCCCGAGAGACCGGAGTCCCGTGTGCGGCGCTCCGCGCAGATAACTGAGGACCAGCGTGAGCTCATGTCCCGGCAGCTTTTACAGGCACTATCAG AAATCATCCAACGGGAGGACTGCGTTACAGATTATCAAGGCTGGGTAGATTTTGGGCGCCGGAGTACAAACTGA